CCGATGGCGCCAACAAACCTTACCGGCTCAAGGTGCGCGCCCCGGGCTTCGCTCACCTGGCTGCCCTCGATGAGATGTGCCGTGGCCACATGCTGGCCGATGTCGTCGCGATTATAGGCTCGCAGGATATAGTCTTCGGAGAAGTAGATCGCTGATGGGCACCTCTAAAAATGTGTCTTTTGTCTTTATGCTGCGTTGGAATTCTGCTCGAAATGCTCATGTACTGTCGTGTACACTCTGCTGGGCAGGGAGCCCGAATGTCGCGGGCGCAGGGATGCGCAGGAGCGACCGCTTTCTCGCAGAATTCCGCCTTGCCTAAAGCCAAAATCCACTATTTTTAGAGATGCCCAGATGGCTGCCCAGATGAAGAGAAAATCCGATTTACTCCCTGAGTCTGTGCGTGCGGCGATAGACCGCGAATGTCTCAAGTATCCGCCGGAACAAAAGCGCTCGGCCTTGCTGGCCGCGCTGCGTTATACCCAGGAGGCCAACGGCGGATGGCTGACCACCGAGTTGATGGACGCCGTGGCCGATTGCCTTGACCTGCCGCCCATAGCGGTCTACGAGGTCGCCACCTTTTACACGCTGTACGATTTGAAACCGGTGGGCCGGCACAAGATCTATGTTTGCACCAATATCTCTTGTATGCTGTGCGGCTCCAGCGAGATTCTCGAACACTTCAAGAAACGGCTCGGTATCGAGCCCGGGCAGACCACCCCGGATGGCAGGTTTACCCTGAAGGTGGCGGAGTGTTTGGCCGCTTGCGCCGGAGCGCCATGCTGCCAGATCGGCAAGATCTACCATGAAAATCTCACGCCGGAAAAGATAGACGAGATATTAAGAGCTTATCCATAAATAACTTACCGCAGAGGACGCAGAGGAATACTCTCAAGGTTCTCCTCCGCGCCCTCCGTGGTGAAGCCTTCTCCCGCAAGGGACACAGGGGGAGCTATTTATGGATATGCTCTAAGCAGTTTGGACTAACCGATGGCCAACGAAGTCTGCTTTCGTAATTTGCATCTGCCGGAACCGTGGTCGCTGAAGACCTATCTCGGCACGGGCGGCTATGCGGCATGGAAAAAGATTCTGGCCGAAAAGACCGCACCCGACGAGATTATCAGCCAGGTGAAAAGGTCCGCTTTGCGTGGACGCGGCGGGGCCGGCTTTCCCACCGGCCTCAAGTGGAGCTTCATGTCGCGCGGCGCGCCGGGCCAGAAATACATCGTCTGCAACTCCGACGAGAGCGAGCCCGGCACCTTCAAAGACCGCGACATCATGCGCTATAACCCGCACCAGGTGATTGAAGGCATGGCGATCGCCGGTTACACCATCGGCGCGACGGTCGGCTACAACTATATGCGCGGCGAGTTTTGGGAGCCCTATGAGCGTATGGAGCAGGCGGTGCGCGAGGCGCGCGAGGCGGGGCTGTTGGGCGAGAATATCCTGGGTTCCGGTGTGGATTTTGACGTGAACAATCACCTGGGCGCGGGGGCCTATATCTGCGGCGAGGAGACCGGCCTGTTGGAATCCCTGGAAGGGAAAAAAGGTTTCCCGCGCTTCAAGCCGCCGTTTCCGGCGAGCTATGGGCTGTATGGCCGTCCCACCATCGTGAACAACACCGAGACGCTGGCCTCTGTCCCGCTCATCATGACCCACGGTGGTGAGTGGTTCTTAAAGCTGGGGAAACCGAATAACGGCGGTCCCAAGATTTTTTCGGTGTCGGGCCATGTCAACAAGCCGGGCAATTACGAAGTCCCGATGGGGACGCCGTTCGCCAAGCTGCTGGAGATGGCGGGCGGGGTGCGTAACGGACACAACCTCAAGGCGGTGATACCCGGTGGATCTTCGGTGCCGGTACTGCCCGCCGAGATCATCATGAATACCGACATGGACTACGATTCGCTCTCCAAGGCAGGCTCGATGCTGGGCGCCGGATCGGTGATCGTAATGGACGATAGTACCTGTATGGTTAATGCCTTAGCACGTATTTCTCATTTTTATTATGAAGAGTCGTGCGGCCAGTGCACGCCCTGCCGGGAGGGCACGGGCTGGCTGTCGCGGGTCATACACCGTATCGAACATGGTGAGGGGAGGGAGCAGGATCTCGACCTTCTGGTGGACATGGCGAACAAGATCGAGGGGCGCACCATCTGCGCCTTGGGCGACGCCGCGGCCATGCCAGTGGTGAGCTTTATCAAGCACTTCCGCGCTGAATTTGAGCATCACATCGAACATGGCCGCTGTCTGGCGGGCGCCCACTAGGCGGCAGATGCGCATGATTAACCTTGAGATTGATGGTAAAGCCGTCGAGGCGCGCGATGGCGTGATGCTGATCGAGGCCGCTGATGAGGCGGGCATCCCCATTCCCCGTTTTTGTTACCACAAGAAGCTCTCCATCGCGGCCAACTGCCGCATGTGTCTGGTGGATGTGGAGAAGGCGGCGAAGCCCTTGCCGGCCTGCGCGACGCCGGTGACCGAGGGCATGAAGGTCTACACCCAGTCCCCCAAGGCCATCATGGCGCAGAAGGGCGTGATGGAGTTTTTGCTCATCAATCATCCGCTCGACTGCCCGATCTGCGATCAGGGCGGCGAGTGCGAACTGCAGGACCTGGCGATGGGTTACGGGGCGAGCGCCTCGCGCTACCAGGAAAAGAAGCGCGTGGTGAAGGACAAGGACATCGGCCCGCTTATCATGACCGACATGACGCGCTGCATCCATTGCACCCGCTGCATACGCTTCGGCCAGGAGATCGCCGGCCTGATGGAACTCGGCGCTACCGGCCGCGGCGAGCACATGGAAATCGGCACCTATATCGAAAAGGCGATGGTCTCCGAGCTGTCCGGCAATGTCATTGACCTCTGTCCGGTGGGCGCGCTCACCTCCAAACCGTTCCGCTACACCGCCCGTGCCTGGGAGATGGCGCAGCGCGAGACGATCGCGCCGCACGACTCGGTCGGCTCCAATCTGTATCTGCACGTGCGTGATAACAAGGTGATGCGCGTGGTGCCGCGCGAGAGCGAGGAGATCAATGAGGTATGGATCTCCGATCGCGACCGCTTTAGTTATCAAGGCCTCAACAGTCCCGACCGGCTGCAAGTCCCCATGATTAAACGGCAGGGGGCGTGGGAGGAAACCGACTGGAACACTGCTCTGCAGGCGGTGGTAAAAGGTCTGCGCGGCGTGATTCAGTCTGACGGTGTTGAACAAATCGGCGCTTTGATCTCCCCGTCGGCGACGCTGGAGGAGATGTACCTGCTGCAACGTCTGATGCGCGGCCTGGGTGTGAGCAATATAGATCACCGCCTGAGGCAGGCTGATTTCAACGGCCAGGAATGGGCGCCGGTGTTCCCAAGTCTCGGCGCATCCATTGCTGAATTGCAGCAGCTCGATGCGGCATTGCTGATCGGTTCAAACGTGCGCAGTGAGCAACCGATCATTGCCCACCGTTTGCGTCAGGCCACTCAATGGAACAGCGCCCGTTTGATGTTCATCAACCCGGTGGACTATGACTTTGCCTTCCCGGTGGCGGAAAAGATCATCACCGATCCGGCCGGAATGGTGCGCGCGCTGGCGGGGATAGCAAAGGCCTTGTTGGAGACCGGCGGCCAACACATCCCCGCCGAGTTCGCAAAACTGTTGGCCACGGTACACCCCACTCCGACCGAGCGCAGTATCGCGCAACAATTAAAGAACGCGCAGGCTGCGGTGCTGCTCGGCAATCTGGCGCAGGCCCATCCTCAGTTCTCCATGCTCAATGCCCTGGCGAGCCGGATCGCCGAGCTGAGCGGGGCGCGATTCGGCCATCTGCCCGAAGCCGCTAATAGCGTGGGTGGCTGGATCGCAGGCGCCTTGCCGCATCGTGAGGCGGCGGGTAAGGCCGTCGCCGCACCCGGATTGGATGCTCATGCGATGCTGACAAAGGGGCTGAAGGCCTATGTCCTGTTTGGTATCGAAGCCGAATTTGACAGCGCCGATCCCGCAGCGGCGCTCAAGTCACTGCACAACGCCGAATTCGTCGTCGCACTTTCCGCCTTCAACAGCAAGGCGATGCGGGACTATGCCGACGTGCTGTTGCCGATCGGGGCCTTCGCTGAAACATCGGGCGCCTTCGTCAACGCCGAGGGCCGCTGGCAGAGCTTCGCCGGT
Above is a genomic segment from Gammaproteobacteria bacterium containing:
- a CDS encoding NAD(P)H-dependent oxidoreductase subunit E, yielding MAAQMKRKSDLLPESVRAAIDRECLKYPPEQKRSALLAALRYTQEANGGWLTTELMDAVADCLDLPPIAVYEVATFYTLYDLKPVGRHKIYVCTNISCMLCGSSEILEHFKKRLGIEPGQTTPDGRFTLKVAECLAACAGAPCCQIGKIYHENLTPEKIDEILRAYP
- the nuoF gene encoding NADH-quinone oxidoreductase subunit NuoF is translated as MANEVCFRNLHLPEPWSLKTYLGTGGYAAWKKILAEKTAPDEIISQVKRSALRGRGGAGFPTGLKWSFMSRGAPGQKYIVCNSDESEPGTFKDRDIMRYNPHQVIEGMAIAGYTIGATVGYNYMRGEFWEPYERMEQAVREAREAGLLGENILGSGVDFDVNNHLGAGAYICGEETGLLESLEGKKGFPRFKPPFPASYGLYGRPTIVNNTETLASVPLIMTHGGEWFLKLGKPNNGGPKIFSVSGHVNKPGNYEVPMGTPFAKLLEMAGGVRNGHNLKAVIPGGSSVPVLPAEIIMNTDMDYDSLSKAGSMLGAGSVIVMDDSTCMVNALARISHFYYEESCGQCTPCREGTGWLSRVIHRIEHGEGREQDLDLLVDMANKIEGRTICALGDAAAMPVVSFIKHFRAEFEHHIEHGRCLAGAH
- a CDS encoding NADH-quinone oxidoreductase subunit G is translated as MINLEIDGKAVEARDGVMLIEAADEAGIPIPRFCYHKKLSIAANCRMCLVDVEKAAKPLPACATPVTEGMKVYTQSPKAIMAQKGVMEFLLINHPLDCPICDQGGECELQDLAMGYGASASRYQEKKRVVKDKDIGPLIMTDMTRCIHCTRCIRFGQEIAGLMELGATGRGEHMEIGTYIEKAMVSELSGNVIDLCPVGALTSKPFRYTARAWEMAQRETIAPHDSVGSNLYLHVRDNKVMRVVPRESEEINEVWISDRDRFSYQGLNSPDRLQVPMIKRQGAWEETDWNTALQAVVKGLRGVIQSDGVEQIGALISPSATLEEMYLLQRLMRGLGVSNIDHRLRQADFNGQEWAPVFPSLGASIAELQQLDAALLIGSNVRSEQPIIAHRLRQATQWNSARLMFINPVDYDFAFPVAEKIITDPAGMVRALAGIAKALLETGGQHIPAEFAKLLATVHPTPTERSIAQQLKNAQAAVLLGNLAQAHPQFSMLNALASRIAELSGARFGHLPEAANSVGGWIAGALPHREAAGKAVAAPGLDAHAMLTKGLKAYVLFGIEAEFDSADPAAALKSLHNAEFVVALSAFNSKAMRDYADVLLPIGAFAETSGAFVNAEGRWQSFAGAVSPAGEARPGWKVLRVLGNLFAVNGFDYLSSEEVRDEVRSLIDQSGSQAPAGRWTPAELPHSTDGLTRIADVPMYAMDGLVRRAQGLQETGESQDATLRLNAASARRAGLSAGQFAQARQGEASALLAVEIDERIADGCALISAALPKSAVLGPAFGTITVERA